AGACCTGCTGCTGATCTGCTTGATAGCGGTGGGGGCTGGGCGGCACAACATCCTGGCGATCAGCCAGTGGGTGAAAGACCATCGCGCTTTCCTGCTCAACCAGGTGGGTATCCGTACCCGCCTGGGCCAGCGGAAGCTCCCGGCGCAGGCGACCCTCTACCGTTTCTTCCAGTCCCTCTCCGAGCAGCTCGACTCCCTACAAGCCGCCTTGCTTGGCTGGGCGCAGGAGGTATGGCAGGCTCTAGGCCAAAAAGGCCCTTTGCCCGTCGCTGCGGATGGGAAACACCTGCGAGGCACCCGCAGAATCCGGCAAGGGGAAGAGGCACTGGTCTTTTTGTCAGCTTTGGTTCAGGGGCTGGGGCTCTCCCTGGGCAGCCAGGCGGTTTCCGCTGGTGAGGCAGCGGCGGCGCAGGGACTGGTGGTACGCATGGAGGGGCTAGGGGTGGACTGGGTACTGACGGGGGATGCCGCTTTGTGCAACCCGGAGTTGGCTGCAGCGGTGGTGGAGCGAAAGGGGGGTATCTGTTCAGCGTCAAAGAGAACCAGGCGGAGCTCAAGGAACTGATCCAGTGGGCTTTTGCCCGCTACGAGGCCACGGATCATCATATCCGGCACCAGGTTCGGGGTGGAGAGGTCTGGACATGGCACCTGGAGGTGCTGCCCATGCCTGAGGCGGTAAGCGGTTGGCGGGGCTCGCAGATGGCCTTGCGGATGCAACGGAGGGTGGTGCGCAAGAATACCGGGGAGCTACGGGAGGAGACCACCTATGCGCTGACCAGTCTGCAGGCGTCAGCAAGGCAGCTTTATGCCCTGTGGCGGGGACACTGGGAGGTGGAGAACCGTCTACACCACAAGCGAGACACGGTGTTGGGAGAGGATGCCTCCCGCAGCCGCAAGGGGGCGGTGGGGCTGATGTACTTACGAGATGTAATCCTGAGCCTCTTGCACCTCAAAAAGTGGCCGGTGTTGCGCTCGGTTAGAAAGTTCTCGGCTAATCCCTATCCTCTACTCAAGCTAATCCGAGGGTTGTGATAAAAGCCTG
This genomic window from Meiothermus sp. CFH 77666 contains:
- a CDS encoding transposase family protein; the encoded protein is MKAVSIPSPLPYLAQIPDSREYLKTHHRWQDLLLICLIAVGAGRHNILAISQWVKDHRAFLLNQVGIRTRLGQRKLPAQATLYRFFQSLSEQLDSLQAALLGWAQEVWQALGQKGPLPVAADGKHLRGTRRIRQGEEALVFLSALVQGLGLSLGSQAVSAGEAAAAQGLVVRMEGLGVDWVLTGDAALCNPELAAAVVERKGGICSASKRTRRSSRN
- a CDS encoding DDE transposase family protein → MPEAVSGWRGSQMALRMQRRVVRKNTGELREETTYALTSLQASARQLYALWRGHWEVENRLHHKRDTVLGEDASRSRKGAVGLMYLRDVILSLLHLKKWPVLRSVRKFSANPYPLLKLIRGL